A stretch of DNA from Candidatus Bathyarchaeia archaeon:
TTTCACATCGCTGATAAACTTTGGAGCGACGGAGAGTAAAGGCTTGAAAAAGAAGACGGCTATAATTGCGCTAATAGTCTTACTGACTTTAACAATTTTTTCACAGATATCGCCACATGTAAACGCCGTTGACGTAAAAATCACTTCAATTTCACCAACAAATAGACGGGGAAAAGTCGGAGACATCGTTAATGTTATTGGAACAATAAACACAACAGACGGGGGGTACCAAATCCTATTTAATAATACCCCAGTAGTTAACGGAACAGCATCCGGAAATAACGTGAACGCCTCATTCACAGTTCCAGCCCTTCCTAGCGGAAATTACACGCTAACCCTACAAGACGTCACCACGAACATCAATGCGACTGACTGGTTTATTATTGAAACTGCCTACATTCTTAAAGTGAGCAAGCCTGAATATCCAAGACAATTACAACAAGGGGCGGAGGTTAACATTTCAGTAAGCATAACCGGAGGAGAGGCAAACAAGGTTTATTCCGCAAACATAACGGTGAAAACGCCTGCTAACGAGACATACTCAAGGAACATCCAGCTTTCAAACACGGCAGATACGGGAATTGGAAATGCTACAATCACATACCCGTTTGAAAACGCCCACACAAACTATACTGGAACATACACTGTTAGTTTTAATGGAACATTGGCGTCTGACACGTTTTTCATAGGGTTGACAAACCTCGCGGAATATCATAGAAATGATACAATGAAGATTTGGGCTGTTGGCTACTCATCACTTGACAAGGTTAACATTACAATAAAATCAGAAAAAGGCGAAAAAATCGCTGAATTTCCATGGAATGTCGCGGACGGAGTGGTTGATGCAAATTGGACCTTGCCACCAAACATGCTTGTCAGGAACTACAGCATTAGCATAACACCAAAGGTAAAAGCAGTAAATGACACACAAACATTTGTGGTTCCAGGTTTTAAAACGGAAATTGTGCCACGCAACCTTGCTGGTGAACCGGTGCCCGACGTTCTTGTAAGAATATATGATAAGTGGGCAAACGAAACATACAACGTCACAAGTAATAGGAGTGGCGTTGCAACCAAACAGCTGGAAAGGGGCGAATACAACGCCACAGCTTACTTTAAAAAAGTTAAGGTTGGTGAAGCCTTAACATTCAGCATAGAAAACGAAAGCCTAACGCTGAACTTCACGTGTCAGCTCACAAGCTTAAACATAACGGTGGTCAGCGCATTAGACCCTACGATAAAAATTCCATTCGCGTCCATAAGGCTTTTCTACAATTTCACGACTGACCTTGACGGGAGAAAAGCTGTCAATGAAACAGCCTCATTCCAAACGGACATAACGGGGACCGCAAAATGGCATTCCTTCCTACTAAATGCCTCCTATAAATTGAACGCTTCACGTTACGAGCAGATTTTTTACCAAACCACATTTGCCAATCTAGAACTGTGCGCGTGGAACAACATTACAATAGTTTGCCCAGAAAGAGTTTTACATGTCAACGTAACCGACTGGGAAGGCAAACCAATAGAAAACGCTTTGGTGGAATTGCGAGAGCTGATGGGTGGACTGTATGACACGAAATCTACAGGCAATCAGGGTAACGTGACCTTTAACTGCATTTTTGGGAAGTACCATCTTAAAGTTTATTCGGATAAAATACTGCTAAATGAGACAACAGTTGAATTATTTAATAACAGAACAGTGACCATTCGCTGCGCCCTTTATAACCTACCAATATGCATAAAAGTTGTTGACTACTTTGGACAACCAATCGCAAA
This window harbors:
- a CDS encoding IPT/TIG domain-containing protein — encoded protein: MKKKTAIIALIVLLTLTIFSQISPHVNAVDVKITSISPTNRRGKVGDIVNVIGTINTTDGGYQILFNNTPVVNGTASGNNVNASFTVPALPSGNYTLTLQDVTTNINATDWFIIETAYILKVSKPEYPRQLQQGAEVNISVSITGGEANKVYSANITVKTPANETYSRNIQLSNTADTGIGNATITYPFENAHTNYTGTYTVSFNGTLASDTFFIGLTNLAEYHRNDTMKIWAVGYSSLDKVNITIKSEKGEKIAEFPWNVADGVVDANWTLPPNMLVRNYSISITPKVKAVNDTQTFVVPGFKTEIVPRNLAGEPVPDVLVRIYDKWANETYNVTSNRSGVATKQLERGEYNATAYFKKVKVGEALTFSIENESLTLNFTCQLTSLNITVVSALDPTIKIPFASIRLFYNFTTDLDGRKAVNETASFQTDITGTAKWHSFLLNASYKLNASRYEQIFYQTTFANLELCAWNNITIVCPERVLHVNVTDWEGKPIENALVELRELMGGLYDTKSTGNQGNVTFNCIFGKYHLKVYSDKILLNETTVELFNNRTVTIRCALYNLPICIKVVDYFGQPIANANVTLERGNVKINSSVTGADGIASFKEIGGTLTIKVYLTNQDLPDATLTTYISEKREYSNPILVKLGKYVVLAGLLIDTAQFALSLLIVATIVLVAIIEIVRRKRLKSGKVSS